One Lysinibacillus sp. OF-1 DNA segment encodes these proteins:
- a CDS encoding helix-turn-helix domain-containing protein, which translates to MDNNVLQSIYKYVIEKGDMGICVVDTDGKLLIYNKKMRELEGVNEDEFEERRALEIIDFEIEKSDIYKVLSSETPIYNIKKTYWNKKNQEVTYISNIYPLHYEGALVGAVEFARDITQLEYMMYQPLRRYGAPLTFDIITAVSPVMKDVIEKAKIVALSRMPVVLIGESGTGIDMVAEGIHHDLKVQNDMFIALICRRDEKTVLKQFEKYIIEKEKITFFAERIEYLSLEAQEKIVELFNNHPNHQHVLIASVGKDPIDLIQKQELSKKLYRLFSGITIYVPPLRERKEDIMPFIDDYFKRHRDSFGSSIQGLSEEVRETFLKYDWPGNLKELEVLLDEITSLITNEMIVESHMLPVHFKWKIQSSCEETEKEVSTSDLFVIKNQQDIRPLDVYMKEVEEYYISKALDFHQGNISKTAAALGIRRQSLQYRVKNYKLNKKSENID; encoded by the coding sequence ATGGATAATAATGTACTACAAAGTATTTATAAATATGTCATTGAAAAAGGTGATATGGGAATTTGCGTCGTAGATACGGATGGTAAGTTGCTCATATATAATAAAAAAATGAGGGAATTAGAGGGTGTTAACGAAGATGAGTTTGAGGAAAGGCGAGCCTTAGAGATTATTGATTTTGAGATTGAAAAAAGTGATATTTATAAGGTCCTCAGCTCTGAAACACCCATTTACAATATCAAAAAAACGTATTGGAATAAAAAAAATCAAGAAGTGACCTATATAAGCAATATTTATCCGTTGCACTATGAAGGTGCTTTAGTGGGGGCTGTGGAATTTGCGCGAGATATTACACAGCTTGAATATATGATGTATCAGCCATTAAGAAGATATGGCGCACCATTGACATTTGATATTATCACCGCTGTATCACCAGTCATGAAGGATGTTATTGAAAAAGCAAAGATTGTAGCGCTAAGTAGAATGCCTGTTGTCTTAATAGGGGAATCAGGTACAGGCATTGATATGGTGGCTGAGGGAATTCATCATGATCTAAAGGTTCAAAATGATATGTTTATTGCTTTAATTTGCCGTCGAGACGAAAAAACGGTTTTAAAGCAATTTGAAAAATATATTATTGAAAAGGAAAAAATCACTTTTTTTGCAGAGCGTATCGAATATTTATCGCTTGAAGCACAGGAAAAGATTGTTGAGCTTTTTAATAATCACCCAAATCATCAGCATGTTCTAATCGCTAGTGTTGGCAAAGACCCAATTGATTTAATTCAAAAGCAAGAGCTATCTAAAAAGCTGTATCGACTTTTTTCTGGCATCACAATATATGTACCACCTTTACGAGAAAGAAAAGAGGATATCATGCCCTTTATCGATGACTATTTCAAACGGCATCGTGATAGCTTTGGCTCATCAATTCAAGGGCTTTCAGAAGAAGTGCGTGAAACCTTTTTAAAATATGATTGGCCAGGTAATCTAAAGGAATTGGAAGTTCTATTGGATGAAATTACGTCGTTGATTACCAATGAAATGATTGTGGAGTCACATATGTTGCCTGTCCATTTCAAATGGAAAATCCAAAGCTCATGTGAGGAAACGGAAAAAGAAGTATCTACGAGTGACTTGTTTGTAATTAAAAATCAGCAGGATATCCGACCGTTAGACGTCTACATGAAAGAGGTAGAGGAGTACTATATTTCGAAGGCGTTAGATTTTCATCAGGGGAATATTTCTAAAACTGCTGCGGCATTGGGGATTCGTCGTCAAAGCTTACAATATCGCGTTAAAAACTATAAGCTCAATAAAAAAAGCGAAAACATTGATTAA
- the pruA gene encoding L-glutamate gamma-semialdehyde dehydrogenase, with protein MIPYKHEPFTDFSQEANYNAYVEALNKVEGYLGQDYPLIIGGERITTEDKIVSYNPAKKTEVIGRVSKASKELAEKAMQAADETFKTWKKVDPAIRADVLFKAAAIIRRRKHEFSALLTKEAGKPWAEADADTAEAIDFLEYYGRQMLRIKGGQPVESRPGEYNRYDYIPLGIGIVISPWNFPFAIMAGTTVAALVTGNTVLLKPASTTPVVAYKFIEVLEEAGLPAGAVNFVPGSGAEVGDYLVDHPKTRFISFTGSRDVGLRINQRASVLNDGQIWIKRVIAEMGGKDTIVVDKEADLELAAQSIVKSAFGFSGQKCSACSRAVIVEDVYEQVVNRVEELTNALTVGDPTDFSNFMATVIDQAAFNKITEYIEIGKGEGRLVAGGTADDSVGYFVQPTVFADVEPSARIMKEEIFGPVVAIAKAKDFDHAIEIANDTEYGLTGAVITKNRVNLEKAREEFHVGNLYFNRGCTGAIVGYQPFGGFNMSGTDSKAGGPDYLQLHMQAKTTSEML; from the coding sequence ATGATTCCATACAAACACGAACCATTCACAGATTTTTCACAAGAGGCAAACTACAATGCTTATGTGGAGGCTTTAAATAAAGTTGAAGGTTACTTAGGTCAAGACTACCCACTTATCATTGGTGGCGAGCGCATTACAACAGAAGATAAAATCGTTTCGTACAATCCTGCAAAGAAAACAGAAGTGATCGGCCGTGTGTCAAAAGCAAGCAAAGAGTTAGCTGAAAAAGCGATGCAAGCAGCGGATGAAACATTTAAAACATGGAAAAAAGTTGACCCTGCGATTCGTGCTGACGTTTTGTTCAAAGCAGCAGCTATTATTCGTCGTCGTAAACATGAATTCTCTGCATTATTAACAAAAGAAGCAGGGAAACCATGGGCAGAGGCAGATGCAGATACAGCGGAAGCAATCGACTTCTTGGAATACTATGGTCGCCAAATGCTACGCATTAAAGGCGGTCAACCAGTAGAAAGCCGTCCAGGCGAATACAACCGTTATGACTATATTCCATTAGGAATCGGTATCGTTATTTCTCCTTGGAACTTCCCATTTGCGATCATGGCTGGTACAACAGTGGCCGCTTTAGTAACAGGGAACACAGTCTTATTAAAACCAGCTTCTACAACACCAGTAGTGGCATATAAATTTATCGAAGTATTAGAAGAAGCAGGTCTTCCAGCAGGTGCCGTGAACTTCGTACCAGGTTCTGGTGCTGAAGTAGGCGACTACTTAGTCGATCATCCAAAAACACGCTTCATCAGCTTCACAGGTTCACGTGATGTTGGTTTACGTATCAACCAACGAGCTTCTGTATTAAATGATGGTCAAATTTGGATTAAACGTGTCATCGCTGAAATGGGCGGTAAAGATACAATCGTAGTTGATAAAGAAGCAGACTTAGAATTAGCTGCACAATCAATCGTCAAATCAGCATTTGGCTTCTCAGGTCAAAAATGTTCAGCATGTTCTCGTGCAGTCATCGTTGAAGATGTGTATGAGCAAGTTGTTAATCGTGTAGAAGAATTAACAAATGCTTTAACAGTTGGAGATCCAACAGATTTCAGCAACTTCATGGCAACAGTTATTGACCAAGCGGCATTCAACAAAATTACGGAATACATCGAAATCGGTAAAGGCGAAGGTCGTCTAGTGGCTGGTGGTACAGCAGATGATTCAGTTGGTTACTTCGTACAGCCAACTGTGTTCGCAGACGTAGAACCTTCTGCACGTATTATGAAAGAAGAAATCTTCGGGCCAGTGGTAGCAATCGCAAAAGCAAAAGATTTCGATCACGCTATTGAAATTGCGAACGATACAGAATACGGTTTAACAGGTGCAGTCATCACGAAAAACCGTGTGAACTTAGAAAAAGCACGTGAAGAATTCCATGTAGGAAACCTTTACTTCAACCGTGGCTGTACAGGTGCCATCGTTGGCTACCAACCATTTGGTGGCTTCAACATGTCAGGTACAGACTCAAAAGCAGGTGGACCAGACTACCTACAACTGCATATGCAAGCAAAAACAACTTCAGAAATGCTTTAA
- a CDS encoding S41 family peptidase: MKKLMWSFVFVLAFFLIPFTATHAASNDQQLMKEIKEIIKNTYVGTIDGNLEKATSISEIMEMLDPYSTYFTKQEFEDYMNSINLSTIGIGVIIEEHEDGIHILQVIEGSGAFEAGIKAGDIIIAVNGESIIGRSTQETSSLLIGNEGTQVKVTIKHNNETTTTKTITRKKFTLPNVQSELLFGHVGYISLASFSEDGAQLVKKALIDLKQRGATSFILDLQNNGGGYVTTAEEMTGLFPSAKIAYLLEEAHASYTIPAVHQDTKFPKNTRILVNRYSASASEMLSASLKDQKAAILYGETTYGKGAMQGFYTLHDGSYLKLTVGKFTGPASQTIHEVGVKPNIQTTSAPIFQAHFDALKEQYPKYRKLSTAKSNATKEKVSVKIPAVLSSQIAKGHVQLVALGANEVSITAKVEGQTLVVTPAKPLIADQEYMLLIHANSKSQKGYYQHIKINQ; encoded by the coding sequence ATGAAAAAATTAATGTGGTCGTTTGTATTTGTTCTAGCCTTCTTTCTAATTCCTTTCACGGCTACTCATGCTGCAAGTAATGATCAACAGCTTATGAAGGAAATTAAGGAGATCATTAAAAATACTTATGTTGGAACAATCGATGGAAACTTAGAGAAAGCCACGTCCATCTCAGAAATCATGGAGATGCTTGATCCATATTCCACTTATTTTACAAAGCAAGAATTTGAGGATTATATGAATAGCATTAACCTATCAACAATTGGGATTGGTGTTATAATTGAAGAACACGAAGATGGGATTCATATTTTACAAGTAATTGAAGGTAGCGGCGCCTTTGAAGCTGGTATTAAGGCTGGAGATATCATCATTGCCGTTAATGGTGAATCTATTATTGGTCGCTCTACACAAGAAACCTCTTCCCTCTTAATCGGTAATGAAGGGACCCAAGTGAAGGTTACAATCAAGCATAATAATGAAACGACAACGACTAAAACTATTACACGAAAAAAATTCACATTACCAAATGTACAATCTGAATTACTGTTTGGGCATGTTGGCTATATTTCGTTGGCTTCCTTTTCTGAAGATGGCGCACAGCTTGTCAAAAAAGCGCTTATTGACTTAAAACAACGTGGTGCAACATCGTTCATATTGGATTTACAAAATAATGGTGGGGGTTATGTGACAACAGCGGAAGAAATGACAGGATTATTCCCATCTGCTAAAATCGCCTATTTATTAGAGGAAGCACACGCCTCCTACACAATACCAGCAGTTCACCAAGACACAAAGTTTCCTAAAAATACTCGTATTCTCGTGAATCGCTATAGTGCTAGTGCTTCTGAAATGCTCTCCGCCTCACTAAAAGACCAAAAGGCGGCTATATTATATGGTGAAACAACCTATGGAAAAGGTGCTATGCAAGGCTTTTATACCTTACATGATGGAAGTTATTTAAAGCTAACAGTCGGTAAATTTACAGGACCTGCTAGTCAGACTATTCACGAAGTAGGGGTTAAGCCAAATATACAAACAACATCAGCTCCTATTTTCCAAGCACATTTTGATGCTCTAAAGGAGCAGTATCCAAAATATAGAAAGTTATCTACTGCAAAGAGTAATGCAACAAAAGAAAAAGTAAGTGTGAAAATCCCTGCAGTTCTTTCTTCACAAATTGCTAAAGGTCACGTTCAACTAGTTGCTTTAGGGGCAAATGAAGTATCTATAACTGCTAAAGTTGAAGGGCAAACACTTGTCGTTACCCCAGCAAAACCTTTAATAGCAGATCAAGAATATATGCTACTTATTCATGCAAATAGCAAGAGTCAAAAAGGCTACTATCAGCATATAAAAATAAACCAGTAA
- a CDS encoding C40 family peptidase yields MNKKWLLPIFASFMLFSTAHINTAEAATKADVTDTASKYVGIPYKYGGTTTSGFDCSGFTSKVFSDLGIQLNRTSGSQYQQGTAVAKSDLQVGDLLFFNTSGSGISHVAIYIGDGKMIHSQTGQGVSYSSVNDPYYWSSRYVGAKRVATFDTQQQAEVKQAAIDFSVYASRAEVAVQIAKALNLDTSDTNAGFVDVKPSSAHAGAIAAVAKLGIFEGDANGKFNPSSPITRAQIAKVLVVAFGLENNGGSVAFSDVPQNSWANGYISTLASNGITNGDGEGSFGSDELLKIDQLKVFIKRIQQ; encoded by the coding sequence ATGAATAAGAAATGGTTATTACCGATTTTTGCATCTTTTATGTTATTTTCAACAGCTCATATAAACACTGCTGAGGCAGCGACTAAAGCAGATGTAACTGATACAGCTTCTAAATACGTAGGTATTCCATATAAATACGGCGGTACAACAACAAGTGGTTTTGATTGCTCTGGCTTTACTTCTAAAGTATTTTCAGATTTAGGCATTCAATTAAATCGCACATCTGGCTCACAGTATCAACAAGGTACTGCAGTAGCGAAAAGCGATTTGCAAGTTGGCGATTTACTATTTTTCAATACAAGTGGTAGTGGTATTTCACATGTGGCTATATACATAGGTGACGGTAAAATGATCCACTCTCAAACTGGTCAAGGCGTAAGTTATTCAAGTGTGAATGATCCATACTATTGGAGCTCTCGTTATGTAGGTGCTAAACGAGTTGCGACATTTGATACACAACAGCAAGCAGAAGTTAAACAAGCAGCAATTGACTTTTCAGTATATGCTTCTCGCGCAGAGGTAGCTGTCCAAATTGCGAAAGCTTTGAACTTAGATACATCTGATACAAATGCTGGTTTTGTAGACGTAAAACCATCCAGTGCCCATGCAGGTGCAATCGCAGCTGTGGCAAAACTAGGCATCTTTGAAGGCGATGCGAATGGTAAATTCAACCCGTCTTCACCAATTACACGCGCACAAATTGCTAAAGTATTAGTGGTAGCATTTGGCCTTGAAAACAATGGTGGAAGTGTAGCATTTAGCGATGTACCTCAAAATAGCTGGGCTAATGGATATATTTCGACTTTAGCATCAAATGGTATTACAAATGGCGATGGAGAAGGTAGCTTCGGTTCAGATGAGTTACTTAAAATCGACCAACTAAAAGTATTTATCAAACGAATTCAACAATAA
- a CDS encoding proline dehydrogenase family protein, whose translation MVLRDFFIYLSENKLLNSAAQKYGLKMGAQSVVAGTSLPEVVQSIRELNNANISCTVDNLGEFVYEKSEATAAKNNILAVVQAIHDEKLDAHISLKPSQLGLDIDYAFCYENLKEIVALAHQYNIFVNFDMENYERLHSSFELLEELHKEFDNVGTVIQAYFFESEENIEKYKNFRLRIVKGAYKEPENVAYQSKGDIDRNYLKLIEYHLLHGKFTSIATHDHNVINHVKQFVKQHNIPNEKFEFQMLYGFRKEMQLDLAREGYNFCTYLPFGNDWYGYFMRRLAERPQNVALVTKQVFNKKTNMAIGLGAAAFALGRLSKKGK comes from the coding sequence ATGGTATTACGTGATTTTTTCATTTACTTATCAGAAAACAAATTATTAAATAGCGCTGCACAAAAATATGGTCTAAAAATGGGTGCTCAAAGTGTAGTTGCTGGAACAAGCTTACCTGAAGTTGTGCAATCGATTAGAGAATTAAACAATGCTAACATTTCATGTACAGTCGATAATCTAGGCGAATTCGTCTACGAAAAATCAGAAGCAACAGCTGCAAAAAATAATATTTTAGCTGTTGTTCAAGCTATTCATGATGAAAAGCTTGATGCTCACATCTCCCTTAAACCTTCTCAATTAGGTTTAGATATTGATTATGCATTTTGCTACGAAAACTTAAAAGAAATCGTGGCTCTGGCACATCAATATAACATTTTCGTAAATTTCGATATGGAAAACTACGAACGCTTACACAGCTCTTTTGAATTATTAGAGGAACTACACAAAGAGTTTGATAACGTAGGTACAGTTATTCAAGCTTACTTCTTCGAGTCAGAAGAAAATATTGAGAAATACAAAAACTTCCGATTACGAATCGTTAAAGGTGCCTACAAAGAGCCAGAAAATGTAGCATATCAATCAAAAGGTGATATTGATCGCAACTATTTAAAACTAATCGAGTATCATTTATTACATGGTAAATTTACTTCGATTGCTACACATGACCATAATGTTATTAACCATGTAAAACAATTTGTGAAACAACATAATATTCCAAATGAAAAATTCGAATTCCAAATGCTATATGGTTTCCGTAAAGAAATGCAGCTAGATCTTGCACGTGAAGGCTATAACTTCTGCACATACCTACCATTTGGTAACGATTGGTACGGTTACTTTATGCGCCGTTTAGCAGAACGCCCACAAAATGTGGCACTTGTGACAAAACAAGTGTTTAATAAAAAAACAAATATGGCAATCGGCTTAGGAGCTGCGGCATTTGCTCTTGGTCGCCTTTCAAAAAAAGGAAAATAA
- a CDS encoding N-acetylmuramoyl-L-alanine amidase: MNIKKISLILCVLLISASMFTIHSASVSAATNSNITFEDVTKTHPAYEEINYLVSLGVIQGYFVNGKRVFGPNNNVTRGQAAKMVVVASGNKPLVVNKSSFSDVTVGTEMSGYIERAVQLGFFDKNIKGEFLPNKPLTRGEMSYVLTKAFNLDTSEYEGIDSPFTDVAITHEYVKYINTIYYNGITNGTGDKYLPNSTVTRSQFSLFVARAKSEKYRLELPVKGVQVPDTSQVIGLVKVTTEGLNIRKSKDSSSSTNIVGKVNTGGKLSVYAVEGNWLKVTYKGAFAYVFKQYTEFLDADGNELGAVEKEVTTNGAVNLYVKPTSSAKVISSVKANEKLPVYKTIGGYYLTQVNGLPGYIVANSTTDATGEVKPNPDPTPPPASGDVLGKVTVANLNVRSQGNSTSPVLFKLNKGEYVQVNSINGYWAEITYNGQTGYVHKSYLKLLNQTAKPLQNRIIILDPGHGGKDPGTVKGSVSEKSITLKVSTQVKQLLENAGAKVYMTRTGDTYPSLQDRVDFTQANYGEIFVSVHVNSAANASAQGTETYYAISTGDMYQEDIDLATFVNNQIVNNLNMKNRGVKQEQYYVIRNMVIPSILVELGFLTNTEDHNKMTNDQYVKLFAESIYNGILQYYKKQ; this comes from the coding sequence TTGAACATCAAAAAAATTAGTCTTATCTTGTGCGTCTTATTGATTTCGGCTTCTATGTTTACGATACATAGTGCAAGTGTCAGTGCAGCTACCAATTCAAATATAACATTTGAAGATGTCACTAAAACACACCCAGCCTATGAAGAAATCAATTATTTAGTAAGTTTAGGTGTTATTCAAGGATACTTTGTCAATGGTAAAAGAGTATTTGGCCCAAATAACAATGTAACAAGAGGACAAGCTGCTAAGATGGTTGTAGTTGCTTCAGGTAACAAACCATTAGTTGTTAATAAATCAAGCTTTTCAGATGTTACAGTAGGCACTGAAATGTCAGGTTACATAGAACGTGCTGTCCAATTAGGATTTTTCGACAAAAATATAAAAGGTGAATTCCTACCAAATAAGCCTCTAACTCGTGGAGAAATGAGTTATGTATTAACAAAGGCATTCAATTTAGATACTAGTGAGTATGAGGGAATTGACTCACCATTTACGGACGTAGCGATTACACATGAATATGTGAAATACATTAATACCATCTATTATAATGGTATTACGAACGGAACGGGTGATAAGTATTTACCAAATAGTACTGTAACACGTTCACAATTTTCTTTATTCGTTGCACGTGCAAAAAGTGAAAAATATCGCTTAGAATTACCTGTAAAAGGTGTACAAGTGCCAGATACATCACAAGTGATTGGCTTAGTAAAAGTTACTACAGAGGGGTTAAACATCCGTAAATCAAAGGATTCCTCTTCTAGTACTAACATCGTAGGTAAAGTCAATACAGGCGGTAAATTATCAGTATATGCAGTTGAAGGCAATTGGTTAAAGGTAACTTATAAAGGTGCATTTGCCTATGTTTTTAAGCAATACACTGAATTTTTAGATGCAGATGGCAATGAGCTAGGAGCAGTCGAAAAAGAAGTTACGACAAATGGTGCTGTAAACTTATATGTGAAGCCAACATCTTCCGCAAAAGTAATTTCATCAGTTAAAGCCAACGAAAAACTACCAGTTTACAAAACAATAGGTGGCTATTATTTAACACAAGTAAATGGTTTGCCAGGTTATATTGTAGCAAACAGTACTACGGATGCTACTGGAGAAGTAAAACCTAATCCGGATCCAACACCACCACCAGCTTCTGGAGATGTATTAGGTAAGGTAACGGTTGCTAACCTAAATGTGCGTAGTCAAGGTAACTCAACTTCGCCAGTGCTATTTAAGCTGAACAAGGGAGAGTATGTCCAAGTTAATAGCATTAATGGTTATTGGGCAGAAATCACCTATAATGGTCAAACAGGATATGTTCATAAATCCTATTTAAAACTATTAAATCAAACAGCTAAGCCTTTACAAAATCGTATTATCATCCTAGACCCAGGTCACGGTGGTAAAGATCCAGGTACTGTAAAAGGTTCTGTTTCTGAAAAAAGCATTACATTAAAAGTCAGCACACAAGTTAAGCAATTACTAGAGAATGCTGGTGCAAAAGTTTATATGACACGTACTGGTGATACGTATCCATCATTACAAGATCGTGTAGATTTTACACAAGCAAACTATGGTGAGATTTTCGTTAGTGTCCATGTTAACTCTGCTGCCAATGCGTCAGCACAGGGTACTGAAACATATTATGCAATATCTACAGGAGATATGTATCAAGAGGACATCGATTTAGCTACATTTGTGAATAACCAAATTGTTAACAATTTAAATATGAAAAACCGTGGTGTGAAGCAAGAGCAATACTACGTCATTCGTAACATGGTCATTCCATCTATTTTAGTGGAGCTAGGATTCTTAACGAATACAGAGGATCACAATAAAATGACGAATGATCAATACGTTAAATTATTTGCAGAATCTATTTACAATGGTATTTTGCAATATTACAAGAAACAATAA
- a CDS encoding S-layer homology domain-containing protein has product MKKRSIFMLLMMLISVVIWQPQSANADELSGHMHESGLRYLISKDALIKDANGSYRPNDTVTRGEFATYIAKALDLGTKSDMTFTDVSDTYLYANEIKLAATAGIITGYTDGSFKPDARISREHMAVMLIRAVDYLKIPKGTSSITFKDNATIFKDFRQDIAIGAQLGLIKGSSNGMFLPRDNATIGEASTFILRLILLADQMDTENNENNGNSENNGNNNGNAGNNENTGNNGNTTAYIIKEISNGNLVDKQSLPTFEAAEKAMTSNSLVITQNNKIIKMTSGYVVTNNYVALNSETIKDQIAVAGNTEMEYLGSDATQVKVRLAGHVGYLKQADVSLIPSALVKGRSFYSNENGEIKHTLYDYKTNKYSSSYVYGKAPSFMKQGEKYFSWDGINFTNANGSSKGEGYNYYQFLPARATTQYTAEELDQYILQKLAEVESSGATIYKDATTKSKLIGLGSVLKEVEANAHINAMLILSLAQHESAYGMSDHAQNLNNLFGLYVYDTNPLNKKFDSVGANINELVERFLQPNYITPGGRYTNGAVVGSKAIGFNVKYASDPFWGAKIAGHYYRAEKALGFKDANNPYKIALTTTAGLNVRADASTSQSPLFTFSKSNMPVIVTDTGANGWYQVVSDKLPTEPAYISKDYIKFINTVK; this is encoded by the coding sequence ATGAAAAAACGATCAATTTTTATGTTGCTTATGATGCTTATTAGTGTAGTCATTTGGCAACCACAATCGGCCAATGCTGATGAGCTATCAGGCCATATGCACGAAAGTGGCTTGCGTTATTTAATCTCTAAAGATGCATTGATTAAAGATGCAAACGGTAGCTATCGTCCAAATGACACGGTTACACGCGGTGAATTTGCCACATACATAGCAAAGGCTTTAGATTTAGGTACAAAAAGCGACATGACGTTTACAGATGTCTCAGACACCTATTTATATGCAAATGAAATTAAGCTTGCCGCTACTGCTGGAATTATCACAGGGTATACAGATGGCTCTTTTAAGCCTGACGCACGCATTTCAAGAGAGCATATGGCAGTTATGCTAATTAGAGCGGTGGATTATTTAAAAATACCAAAAGGTACTTCTTCTATTACATTTAAAGACAATGCCACTATTTTTAAAGATTTCCGTCAGGATATTGCCATTGGTGCACAATTAGGACTGATTAAAGGAAGCTCTAATGGCATGTTTTTACCTAGAGACAATGCCACTATCGGTGAAGCTTCAACATTCATTCTACGTTTAATTCTTCTTGCCGATCAAATGGATACTGAGAATAACGAAAACAACGGAAACTCAGAGAATAATGGCAATAATAATGGAAACGCTGGTAACAACGAAAATACTGGGAATAACGGTAATACTACAGCATATATCATCAAAGAAATTTCAAATGGCAATCTAGTAGACAAGCAAAGCCTTCCTACCTTTGAAGCAGCTGAAAAAGCGATGACAAGTAATTCGTTAGTGATTACTCAAAATAATAAAATTATAAAAATGACTTCGGGTTATGTTGTAACGAATAATTACGTTGCACTGAACTCTGAAACAATTAAGGATCAAATCGCTGTTGCTGGTAATACAGAAATGGAGTATCTAGGCAGTGATGCCACACAAGTAAAAGTACGCTTAGCTGGTCATGTAGGCTATTTAAAACAGGCTGACGTTAGCTTAATTCCTTCTGCATTAGTGAAGGGGCGTTCTTTCTATTCAAATGAAAATGGTGAAATCAAGCATACCCTATATGATTATAAAACGAATAAGTATTCCTCTAGTTACGTGTACGGTAAGGCTCCTAGCTTTATGAAGCAAGGCGAAAAATACTTTAGCTGGGATGGCATTAATTTTACAAATGCCAATGGTTCTTCAAAAGGAGAAGGCTATAATTACTATCAATTCCTACCCGCTCGTGCGACAACTCAATATACAGCAGAAGAGCTAGATCAATATATTTTGCAAAAATTAGCGGAAGTTGAAAGCTCAGGTGCTACCATTTATAAGGATGCAACAACAAAAAGTAAATTAATTGGCTTAGGCTCTGTGTTAAAGGAAGTAGAAGCAAATGCCCATATTAATGCTATGCTTATTTTATCTCTAGCACAGCATGAGAGCGCTTATGGGATGAGTGATCACGCACAAAACTTGAACAATCTATTTGGTTTATATGTCTATGACACAAACCCACTAAACAAAAAGTTTGATAGTGTTGGTGCAAACATTAATGAGCTTGTTGAAAGGTTCTTACAGCCAAATTATATTACACCAGGAGGACGTTATACGAATGGTGCAGTGGTTGGTTCTAAGGCTATCGGCTTCAATGTAAAATACGCTTCAGATCCATTCTGGGGCGCTAAAATTGCTGGACACTACTATCGTGCAGAAAAGGCTTTAGGCTTTAAAGATGCAAATAACCCTTATAAAATTGCCCTAACTACAACAGCTGGTCTAAATGTTCGTGCAGACGCATCAACAAGTCAAAGTCCATTGTTCACATTTAGCAAAAGTAATATGCCCGTCATTGTCACAGATACAGGAGCAAATGGTTGGTATCAAGTTGTTTCAGATAAATTACCCACTGAACCTGCCTATATAAGTAAGGATTATATTAAATTCATCAATACCGTGAAATAA
- a CDS encoding TetR/AcrR family transcriptional regulator — MARGRKFNSNGERSKQILLEKAIELFSDKGYYQTKISDIVKAANVTQPTFYLYFKSKDALYNDLNIQFQSGFLEALESQSTEIVENGLKGFVTLLEQKLLNLFVYITENPKLTKIGFIESEQSHIVKTQLTQQIIHLIYLHDCDKDLQMYSVDMKIMIDSLVGSMERLIIIYLLEQKKLPADLANDIIQLYFWKTKETI; from the coding sequence ATGGCAAGAGGCAGAAAATTTAATTCAAATGGAGAGCGAAGCAAACAAATCTTACTTGAAAAAGCGATAGAGCTATTTTCTGATAAAGGTTATTATCAGACAAAAATTAGTGACATTGTAAAGGCTGCCAATGTAACACAGCCTACTTTTTATCTGTATTTTAAAAGCAAGGATGCCCTTTATAATGATTTAAATATACAATTCCAAAGTGGATTTTTGGAAGCGCTGGAAAGTCAATCAACTGAAATTGTTGAAAACGGCTTAAAAGGATTTGTCACACTGTTAGAGCAAAAGTTATTAAACTTGTTCGTTTATATTACGGAAAATCCCAAATTGACAAAAATCGGTTTTATCGAATCAGAGCAATCCCATATAGTGAAAACACAACTGACACAGCAAATTATCCACCTAATTTATCTTCATGATTGCGACAAAGATTTGCAGATGTATAGTGTGGATATGAAAATAATGATAGACAGCTTAGTCGGATCAATGGAGCGACTCATCATAATTTATTTATTAGAGCAAAAAAAATTACCTGCTGATCTGGCAAATGATATTATACAATTATATTTTTGGAAAACAAAAGAAACGATATAA